From Spartinivicinus ruber, the proteins below share one genomic window:
- the gspL gene encoding type II secretion system protein GspL, with amino-acid sequence MSDCFIQWHDELLTAADQELSLSWCWSDAEGKVTTTVITDTMAVLVEQLKAQPKAQTVLVLPSSRCTVTAVKVPSKQRKHIEQSVPFLLEEQLVEDVEDYHLTLLAVTEQQMVPVIAVNKAYLAQVLNYCQEQDFEPDRIVPASVLMAAEANQLVADTDQAVLRLPDWQFSMLKNQQLSLLLGTVISFEEELTGIYLGDSAIESLPSIPLLTWQQQTMPVLCWMAKNYGENAALKRINLRHGQFKLQQADNGVFQQWRWSIAAAMLAIALWGSGQYWQIKQLEKQATQYETAAVELYQKLFPNDTIVDVYDQFKAKLQGRRVDEGLGFLQALHKWGQAQAKLPGGQVTVKNIDFREQGRFSLEVNASSLDAVDKLLAAVKEQGLDAELKSANHSQEQVVARIVVKDLLVNPIAKREAG; translated from the coding sequence ATGAGTGATTGTTTTATTCAATGGCATGATGAGTTACTAACAGCAGCCGATCAGGAGCTTTCCCTGAGTTGGTGCTGGAGTGATGCCGAAGGAAAAGTAACAACAACGGTAATCACTGATACCATGGCGGTGTTAGTCGAGCAGCTAAAGGCTCAGCCTAAAGCACAGACGGTTTTGGTGTTACCCAGCTCGCGTTGTACTGTAACTGCTGTGAAAGTGCCTTCTAAACAGCGTAAACATATTGAGCAGTCAGTACCTTTTTTGCTGGAGGAGCAACTGGTCGAGGATGTTGAAGATTATCATTTAACGTTGCTGGCGGTTACTGAGCAGCAGATGGTACCTGTGATTGCAGTGAATAAAGCCTATCTTGCGCAGGTATTAAACTATTGTCAGGAGCAAGACTTTGAACCAGACAGGATTGTGCCTGCATCGGTGCTAATGGCCGCTGAAGCCAATCAATTAGTTGCTGATACAGACCAGGCGGTATTAAGACTGCCGGATTGGCAGTTTAGTATGCTGAAAAACCAGCAACTGTCGCTATTGTTGGGCACGGTGATTAGTTTTGAAGAAGAGCTGACAGGTATTTACTTGGGCGATAGTGCTATTGAGTCATTGCCCTCCATACCGCTGTTAACCTGGCAGCAACAAACCATGCCTGTTTTATGTTGGATGGCAAAAAACTATGGAGAGAATGCTGCATTAAAGCGGATTAATTTGCGTCATGGACAATTTAAGTTGCAGCAGGCGGATAATGGTGTATTTCAACAATGGCGTTGGTCTATCGCTGCGGCAATGTTAGCAATCGCGTTATGGGGTAGTGGCCAGTATTGGCAAATAAAACAGTTGGAAAAACAAGCTACACAATATGAAACAGCGGCAGTTGAGTTATATCAGAAGCTGTTTCCTAATGACACGATTGTTGATGTATACGATCAATTTAAAGCCAAACTACAAGGTCGTCGGGTTGATGAGGGCTTAGGTTTTTTACAAGCCTTGCATAAATGGGGACAGGCACAAGCTAAGTTGCCTGGTGGCCAAGTAACGGTGAAAAATATTGACTTCCGTGAGCAAGGGCGTTTTTCACTAGAGGTGAATGCCTCATCATTGGATGCAGTGGATAAACTATTGGCTGCGGTCAAAGAGCAGGGCCTTGATGCTGAGTTAAAATCGGCGAATCATAGTCAGGAGCAAGTGGTGGCACGGATTGTTGTAAAAGATCTGTTGGTAAACCCTATTGCAAAACGGGAGGCAGGATGA
- the gspM gene encoding type II secretion system protein GspM produces MIQQYWQQLSTNDRRALMVLSGFILVAFLYLLIWKPLVNRYNTAESDLTYWQEAYQFMEHRQQQARLLSGQNQRATLNVNQLRQLITTQAAQHGLTINRLEPGQRGVTLWLEKVSFTSALKWLNLLATRHQVSVKAIQVSRQSEEGVVNIRAEFPVI; encoded by the coding sequence ATGATTCAACAATACTGGCAACAACTGTCGACTAATGACCGCCGGGCGCTGATGGTGTTATCGGGCTTTATACTGGTTGCATTTTTGTATCTGTTAATTTGGAAGCCACTGGTTAACCGTTATAACACGGCTGAGAGTGATTTAACTTATTGGCAGGAAGCTTATCAGTTTATGGAGCACCGCCAGCAACAGGCGCGGTTACTCAGTGGGCAAAACCAGCGAGCCACATTAAATGTCAATCAACTGCGCCAGTTGATTACTACTCAAGCAGCTCAACATGGTTTAACCATCAACCGTTTGGAGCCAGGGCAGCGTGGTGTAACGCTGTGGTTAGAAAAAGTGTCATTTACTTCTGCATTAAAATGGTTAAATCTATTGGCAACCCGTCATCAGGTGAGCGTTAAGGCGATTCAAGTGAGTCGGCAGTCAGAGGAGGGGGTTGTGAATATTAGAGCGGAATTTCCTGTAATCTAA
- the pdxB gene encoding 4-phosphoerythronate dehydrogenase PdxB: MKIVADENIPLLNAFFQSIGDITTYPGREIGPEQVADADILLVRSVTQVNQALLANSSVRFVGTCTIGTDHIDLAYLQEQGINFAAAPGCNANAVVEYVISVLDVLAEQQGFNWQEKVVGIVGKGNVGDRLYQALTKLGITCLVNDPILEAAEDESCEYVSLDQLLAESDIVTLHTPLTETGDYPTYHLLDAARLESLKPDTILINASRGAVVDNQALQTLLASGKPLTVALDVWEHEPDINRQLLPLVAVATPHIAGYSVDGKIAGTEMVYRAICRAFGLPSRVRVEGIKPLPVLKALSFSSDASLEEVLSTSIRSVYDVRRDDALFRNSLRELTERESTARVFDSLRKHYRSRREFSTVKIKIKKCPGKISSALKALNFNIVTV; the protein is encoded by the coding sequence ATGAAAATTGTTGCTGACGAAAATATCCCATTACTTAATGCTTTTTTTCAGTCGATTGGGGATATTACCACTTACCCTGGTCGGGAGATTGGTCCTGAGCAGGTCGCTGATGCTGATATACTGCTGGTGAGGTCTGTTACCCAAGTCAATCAAGCATTACTGGCCAACAGTAGTGTACGTTTTGTGGGGACTTGTACCATCGGTACGGATCATATTGATTTAGCTTATTTGCAAGAGCAGGGCATTAACTTTGCGGCTGCACCGGGCTGTAATGCGAATGCTGTTGTTGAATATGTAATCAGTGTGCTGGATGTTTTAGCGGAGCAGCAAGGTTTTAACTGGCAAGAAAAAGTGGTGGGGATTGTAGGGAAAGGCAATGTGGGAGATCGTTTATATCAAGCACTGACTAAATTAGGTATCACTTGTCTTGTTAATGACCCGATTTTAGAAGCAGCAGAAGACGAAAGTTGCGAATATGTTTCCCTAGATCAACTACTGGCTGAAAGTGATATTGTCACTTTACATACCCCACTAACGGAAACGGGTGATTACCCGACTTATCATTTATTGGATGCCGCTCGTTTGGAAAGCCTAAAACCCGATACGATTCTGATTAACGCCAGTCGCGGTGCAGTAGTGGATAATCAAGCCTTACAAACCTTACTAGCCTCTGGAAAACCTCTCACAGTCGCATTAGATGTATGGGAGCATGAGCCAGATATTAATCGTCAACTGTTGCCTTTGGTCGCAGTGGCAACCCCTCATATTGCGGGGTACAGCGTTGATGGCAAAATTGCAGGCACAGAAATGGTGTATCGGGCCATTTGTAGGGCCTTTGGTCTGCCAAGCCGCGTGCGGGTGGAGGGTATTAAGCCACTGCCTGTCCTGAAAGCATTAAGTTTTAGTAGTGATGCTAGTTTAGAGGAAGTGCTGTCTACTTCTATCCGCTCTGTTTATGATGTAAGGCGGGATGATGCGCTATTTCGCAACAGCCTTCGGGAATTAACAGAAAGAGAGTCTACAGCAAGGGTATTTGATTCGCTACGTAAGCATTATCGTAGCCGACGGGAGTTTTCTACTGTAAAAATTAAGATTAAAAAATGCCCAGGAAAAATCAGTTCAGCATTGAAGGCTTTAAACTTTAATATAGTGACAGTTTGA
- a CDS encoding PA1571 family protein, which yields MRTQPMIATKSTRPANLLYGAAVIDENGNEIPITETMIMKACKKLEKAWVYKKK from the coding sequence ATGCGCACCCAACCCATGATAGCAACAAAATCTACGCGACCAGCCAACTTGTTGTATGGCGCCGCCGTAATCGATGAAAATGGCAACGAAATTCCTATCACTGAAACAATGATTATGAAAGCTTGTAAAAAACTGGAAAAAGCCTGGGTTTATAAGAAAAAATAA
- a CDS encoding pyridoxal phosphate-dependent aminotransferase: MQLVDKSEKLVGVCYDIRGPVLNEAKRLEDEGHRVLKLNIGNPAPFGFDAPDELIQDVIHNLPKAQGYGDAKGLFSARKAIMQYYQQKGMLDVAIDDIYIGNGVSEMIVMAMQGLLNNGDELLIPSPDYPLWTAAVSLSGGKPVHYRCDEQANWYPDLEDIKQKITDKTRGIVVINPNNPTGAVYPKAFLEELIEVARQHKLVIFADEIYDKILYDDIQHHSLASLADDVLSVTFNGLSKSYRAAGFRSGWMVIHGPKQKAKGYIEGLDMLASMRLCPNMPTQHAIQAALGGYQSINDLVLPGGRLKEQRDITWQLLNEIPGVSCVKPTGALYAFPKLDPKVYPVVNDEQLVLDLLLQQKILLVQGTAFNWPEPDHLRIVTLPHAEDLQDAILRFGEFLQQYFR, from the coding sequence ATGCAGTTGGTGGATAAGTCTGAAAAATTGGTGGGTGTCTGTTATGACATTCGTGGTCCCGTCTTAAATGAAGCGAAGCGCCTTGAAGATGAAGGCCATCGTGTACTCAAGCTAAACATCGGCAACCCCGCCCCATTTGGCTTCGATGCCCCAGATGAACTCATTCAAGACGTCATTCATAACCTACCTAAGGCCCAAGGCTACGGCGATGCCAAAGGCTTATTTTCTGCCCGTAAGGCTATCATGCAGTACTACCAGCAGAAAGGCATGTTGGATGTAGCCATTGACGATATTTATATTGGCAATGGGGTCAGTGAGATGATTGTGATGGCAATGCAAGGTCTGCTTAATAACGGCGATGAGTTATTAATCCCCTCTCCTGATTACCCACTTTGGACTGCTGCTGTCAGCTTGTCAGGAGGCAAACCAGTACATTACCGTTGCGATGAGCAAGCCAACTGGTACCCAGACCTTGAAGATATTAAACAAAAAATCACCGACAAAACCCGTGGTATTGTGGTGATCAACCCTAACAATCCAACAGGTGCTGTTTATCCTAAAGCTTTCTTAGAAGAGTTAATAGAAGTTGCCCGGCAACATAAGCTAGTTATTTTTGCCGACGAAATCTATGACAAAATTTTATACGATGATATTCAGCATCACTCCTTGGCTAGCCTAGCTGATGATGTTCTATCCGTAACCTTTAATGGCCTGTCTAAATCTTACCGAGCAGCCGGATTTCGTTCCGGCTGGATGGTGATTCATGGACCGAAACAAAAAGCCAAAGGCTATATTGAAGGCCTGGACATGCTAGCCTCCATGCGCCTATGTCCCAATATGCCAACCCAGCATGCTATCCAGGCTGCATTAGGCGGTTATCAAAGTATTAATGATTTAGTACTACCTGGTGGCCGGTTAAAAGAGCAGCGAGATATTACCTGGCAATTACTTAATGAAATCCCAGGCGTGAGCTGTGTTAAGCCCACTGGTGCACTTTATGCGTTTCCTAAACTTGACCCTAAAGTATACCCGGTGGTTAATGATGAACAGCTAGTGCTGGATTTATTGCTTCAACAAAAAATCCTACTGGTACAAGGTACTGCCTTTAACTGGCCAGAACCTGACCACTTAAGAATCGTTACATTACCTCATGCCGAAGACCTACAAGATGCCATTCTACGCTTCGGTGAGTTTTTACAACAATATTTCCGTTAA
- the msrB gene encoding peptide-methionine (R)-S-oxide reductase MsrB, with protein sequence MAKVDKTESQWQQQLTPEQYRVCRQKGTEPPFTGQYEAFDGEGIYHCVCCGQALFDSNHKYHSGSGWPSYWQPISSGAVLEDSDSSLGMQRIEVLCSQCDAHLGHVFSDGPEPTGLRYCINSVALAFSPKVPSE encoded by the coding sequence ATGGCAAAAGTTGACAAAACTGAGTCCCAATGGCAACAGCAGCTAACCCCTGAGCAATATCGGGTTTGCCGACAAAAAGGCACTGAGCCACCTTTCACTGGGCAATATGAAGCATTTGATGGCGAAGGCATTTATCATTGCGTGTGCTGTGGCCAGGCATTGTTTGATTCAAACCATAAATATCATTCTGGTTCTGGATGGCCAAGTTATTGGCAGCCGATTAGTAGTGGAGCGGTGCTGGAAGACAGTGATAGTAGCCTTGGGATGCAACGTATTGAAGTACTCTGCAGCCAATGTGATGCCCATTTAGGGCATGTATTTTCGGATGGTCCAGAGCCAACCGGATTGCGTTATTGTATTAATTCAGTGGCATTAGCGTTTTCACCCAAGGTGCCGAGTGAATAG
- a CDS encoding glutathione peroxidase, translated as MDEIYQIICQTIDGQSVTLADYVDKVMLIVNTASKCMFTPQYQQLEQLHQQYQQKGLVVLGFPCNQFRHQEPGGEHEIQQFCVSRYGVSFPMFGKIDVKGDDAHPLFQLLKQKAPGFLGSQAIKWNFTKFLVAPGARQIKRYSPQTLPEVIEPEIKKYLAMRQSDAA; from the coding sequence ATGGATGAAATTTATCAAATAATCTGTCAAACCATTGATGGCCAGTCAGTTACCTTGGCAGATTACGTTGACAAGGTTATGTTGATTGTTAATACGGCCAGCAAATGTATGTTCACGCCCCAATATCAGCAATTAGAACAACTGCATCAGCAATACCAGCAAAAAGGGCTTGTGGTATTGGGGTTTCCTTGTAATCAATTTAGGCACCAGGAACCAGGTGGTGAGCATGAGATTCAGCAGTTTTGTGTCAGTCGGTATGGGGTGAGTTTCCCAATGTTTGGGAAAATAGATGTTAAGGGTGATGATGCCCATCCACTATTCCAGTTGCTAAAACAAAAAGCACCTGGTTTTCTGGGTAGCCAGGCGATAAAGTGGAATTTTACCAAATTTCTGGTAGCGCCTGGGGCCAGGCAAATAAAGCGTTATTCTCCACAGACCTTACCAGAAGTGATTGAGCCTGAAATTAAAAAGTATTTAGCGATGCGTCAGAGTGATGCGGCTTAA
- a CDS encoding response regulator, with translation MNIKFTERLSYKQARNTVLLAFFIGTLLSFIQVAMDFSYEKAFIDHQIKSIIDITRNPAARMAYNIDTELAQELVNGLLESPTIISAQLLDNGGIVLAQAREPVQAAPYRNLSDFLFGKTKHYKEILHIDYNPQERLGVLEIEIDTYAIGANFLQRAAMTLMTGFIRSLFLSILLLLLFYVMLTKPLVGLIKSMKQLDPEQDEPAKLPCPPNHERDEIGELVETTNQYFHSISAHLKKRHQAENQLRHYLTELETIVDERTSELLAANKKLQTSNDMLNRAKQEAERMANARAAFLANMSHEIRTPINGVLGMIGLTLDTELTPEQKQQLNIAYNSGKVLIQLLNDILDLSKFESGKLLLEQVEFDLRDTIEDVVNLFSQNATDKNLSLECDIDPGIPENLLGDPTRIHQILGNLVSNAIKFTAEGNVKVAASILKESPSDLSIQFKVVDTGIGISQETINEVFKPFSQADETIHRKYGGTGLGLALSKNLTEAMGGSLQVDSTPNKGSTFIVTIPLVKPDQVHHIEIAQQLHQHHVLIYCHEALQDTLSHYFSYWQMPHTLLDYQAPLASQLQDRQLAPYSCIILDNPGVIQEFYNLAPDINIIYATPHQSLLTRQEVELLHINQQLPLPLRRNDLYQALLTTLHISAPESNITPLQSTSEVRTPSYQLLVVEDNHINQMVAKGMLEKLGHQVTLASHGQECIDLCEENDFDLIFMDCNMPVLDGYAATQQLRNNSATQHLPIVALTANALSHDRQKCLNAGMDDYIAKPFKNEQLRQVIEKWVPKNAKQKTA, from the coding sequence ATGAATATTAAATTTACTGAGCGACTTTCTTACAAACAAGCCAGAAACACGGTGTTACTGGCTTTTTTTATTGGCACATTACTCAGCTTTATCCAGGTAGCAATGGATTTTAGTTATGAAAAAGCCTTCATTGACCATCAAATTAAAAGCATTATTGATATCACCCGCAACCCTGCCGCTCGGATGGCCTATAACATTGACACTGAACTCGCCCAAGAGTTAGTTAATGGACTGTTGGAGTCACCCACCATTATTAGCGCTCAACTATTAGATAATGGCGGCATTGTTCTCGCCCAAGCAAGAGAACCAGTACAAGCAGCCCCTTACCGCAATTTAAGTGACTTTTTATTTGGCAAAACAAAGCACTATAAAGAAATCCTGCACATTGACTATAACCCACAAGAGCGACTCGGGGTGTTGGAAATTGAGATTGATACCTATGCAATTGGTGCTAATTTTCTGCAACGTGCTGCCATGACTTTAATGACTGGCTTTATCCGCAGCCTGTTTTTATCCATTCTATTGCTGCTACTTTTCTATGTCATGCTCACTAAACCCTTGGTAGGGTTAATCAAGTCAATGAAACAACTTGATCCTGAGCAGGATGAGCCGGCCAAACTCCCCTGCCCACCGAACCATGAACGAGATGAAATAGGTGAGCTGGTAGAAACCACTAACCAATATTTTCACAGTATCAGCGCTCATTTAAAAAAACGCCACCAGGCTGAAAATCAGCTTCGCCATTATTTAACAGAATTAGAGACTATTGTTGACGAACGAACCAGTGAGTTACTGGCAGCGAATAAAAAATTGCAAACCAGTAACGACATGCTGAACAGAGCTAAGCAGGAAGCAGAACGGATGGCCAATGCCCGCGCCGCTTTCTTAGCCAATATGAGCCATGAAATTCGCACCCCCATTAATGGTGTGCTAGGTATGATCGGCCTAACCCTTGATACCGAACTCACCCCAGAACAAAAGCAGCAACTGAATATTGCCTATAACTCAGGCAAGGTTTTGATTCAGTTATTAAATGATATTTTAGATTTATCTAAATTTGAGTCAGGTAAACTGCTGCTTGAACAAGTGGAGTTTGACTTACGGGATACCATTGAAGATGTGGTCAATCTGTTTAGTCAAAATGCTACCGATAAAAACCTTTCACTTGAATGTGATATCGATCCAGGTATTCCAGAAAACCTACTAGGCGACCCAACTCGAATTCACCAGATTTTAGGCAACTTAGTCAGTAATGCTATCAAGTTTACTGCTGAAGGCAATGTTAAGGTGGCAGCTTCCATACTCAAAGAAAGCCCCAGCGATTTATCCATTCAATTTAAAGTGGTTGATACCGGTATTGGCATCAGCCAGGAAACCATTAACGAAGTATTCAAGCCATTTTCTCAGGCCGATGAAACCATTCACCGTAAATACGGTGGTACAGGTTTAGGGCTAGCACTCAGTAAAAATCTGACAGAAGCCATGGGTGGCAGCTTACAAGTGGACTCCACACCCAATAAAGGCAGCACCTTTATCGTCACCATTCCCTTAGTAAAACCAGACCAGGTACATCACATTGAAATTGCCCAGCAACTTCATCAGCACCATGTCTTAATTTATTGTCATGAAGCTCTGCAAGACACCCTAAGCCATTACTTCAGCTATTGGCAAATGCCTCACACATTGCTGGATTATCAAGCTCCTCTAGCTAGCCAACTACAAGACCGGCAACTAGCACCTTACTCTTGCATCATTCTTGATAACCCAGGTGTGATTCAAGAGTTTTATAATTTAGCCCCTGATATCAATATTATTTATGCCACACCTCATCAATCACTACTCACCCGACAAGAAGTCGAGTTATTGCATATCAATCAGCAATTACCATTACCATTAAGACGTAACGACTTATATCAAGCCCTATTAACTACGCTGCATATCTCTGCACCAGAAAGCAACATAACTCCCTTACAATCAACGTCTGAAGTACGTACACCCTCTTACCAGCTATTAGTGGTGGAAGATAACCACATTAATCAAATGGTTGCTAAAGGCATGCTGGAAAAACTAGGGCATCAGGTCACGTTAGCTAGCCATGGCCAAGAGTGTATTGATCTCTGCGAGGAAAATGATTTTGATTTAATTTTCATGGACTGCAACATGCCAGTACTAGACGGTTATGCAGCTACCCAGCAACTTCGAAATAATTCAGCGACCCAACACCTTCCAATTGTGGCACTCACCGCTAATGCCCTCAGCCACGATCGACAAAAATGCTTGAATGCAGGAATGGACGACTATATTGCTAAACCATTTAAAAATGAGCAGCTGCGACAAGTCATTGAAAAATGGGTCCCGAAAAATGCAAAGCAAAAAACAGCTTAG
- a CDS encoding carbohydrate kinase family protein, with amino-acid sequence MGVVYSFGELLVDMLAQPDQQQGLHYRPFSGGAPANVAVAVAKLGGQSCFIGQVGDDFFGHWLVDSVKQYGVNSRYLFTSSQAKTALAFVSLDAHGERCFSFYRDQTADLLFDLACLDQVDFQAAAVFHCCSNTLTDPDLANVTLEALQRARQQGAITSFDINLRSALWPTDRSPYEAIESCLNHVDLVKASVEELTQLKPDWGINQWQDWLLSKGCQLLVITDGAKPVRVITANQQFEQVTPAVKVVDTTAAGDALVGGLLFGLANGLKQSLSFADWLATDELLVAVAQAVACGALTVSRAGAFPALPTLAEVKALTQKADI; translated from the coding sequence ATGGGCGTCGTATATTCGTTTGGTGAGCTGTTAGTCGATATGCTGGCTCAGCCAGACCAACAGCAAGGACTGCATTATCGGCCATTTTCTGGAGGGGCGCCGGCTAATGTAGCCGTTGCGGTTGCCAAGTTGGGTGGTCAAAGCTGTTTTATCGGGCAGGTGGGTGACGATTTTTTTGGTCACTGGCTGGTTGATTCAGTTAAACAGTATGGTGTGAATAGCCGCTATCTGTTTACCTCTTCTCAGGCTAAAACTGCTTTGGCCTTTGTTAGTCTAGATGCCCATGGTGAGCGCTGCTTTAGTTTCTATCGAGATCAAACCGCTGACCTTTTGTTTGACCTTGCGTGCCTGGATCAGGTGGACTTTCAAGCTGCTGCTGTGTTCCATTGCTGTTCTAATACCTTAACTGACCCAGACCTGGCGAATGTGACTTTGGAAGCACTCCAGCGTGCGCGCCAACAGGGGGCGATTACCAGCTTTGACATCAACTTGCGGTCAGCACTTTGGCCGACTGATCGATCACCCTATGAAGCGATTGAATCCTGTCTTAACCATGTCGATTTGGTAAAAGCCAGTGTTGAAGAGCTAACTCAGTTGAAGCCAGACTGGGGTATTAATCAGTGGCAGGATTGGTTGTTGAGTAAAGGTTGTCAGCTACTTGTGATAACTGATGGTGCCAAGCCAGTGCGGGTGATTACGGCTAATCAGCAGTTTGAGCAGGTAACTCCCGCGGTTAAGGTTGTGGATACTACTGCTGCAGGTGATGCTTTGGTCGGGGGGCTACTGTTTGGTTTGGCCAATGGACTAAAGCAAAGTTTGTCCTTTGCTGACTGGTTAGCCACTGATGAATTGCTAGTAGCGGTGGCTCAAGCTGTAGCCTGTGGTGCTTTAACCGTGAGTCGGGCGGGGGCTTTTCCTGCCTTACCTACCTTAGCAGAAGTGAAGGCATTAACCCAAAAGGCAGACATATGA
- a CDS encoding AGE family epimerase/isomerase, which produces MSQLENKTTAMDKIITAKKTVPDFQSPEFLLAHIRSILAFYDSRCMDQQRGGFYHHFKDNGDIYDSDTRHLVSSARFVFNYAKATRFIDRQQYLPYLKYALAFLEQAHWQPDTKSYAWLLGADNQVLDGTNHCYGLAFVLLAYAEALQAGVGSAQQVAAVFELMEQYFWDPQHQLYKDEASADWLHISPYRGQNANMHSCEALIAAYQATGEQRYLDRAQTLAGQVTQHLAKQGDGFVWEHYHSDWQVDWDYNRDNPRHLFRPWGFQPGHQTEWAKLLLILNRYKPATWLVSTAEHLFVESLAIAWDSKLGGICYGFDPNHHICDSDKYFWVQAESFAAAALLAEATDNLMYWDWYQRIWQFSWQHMIDHQYGGWFRILDGQNQKYDELKSPAGKTDYHTMGACYEVLNVLGKMPEIGG; this is translated from the coding sequence ATGAGTCAATTAGAGAATAAGACAACGGCTATGGATAAAATAATCACTGCAAAAAAAACGGTGCCTGACTTTCAAAGTCCTGAGTTTTTATTAGCACATATTCGGTCAATATTGGCCTTTTACGACAGTCGTTGTATGGATCAGCAACGGGGTGGTTTTTATCATCATTTTAAGGATAATGGTGATATTTATGATTCTGATACGCGACACTTGGTGTCCAGCGCTCGTTTTGTGTTTAATTATGCCAAAGCCACTCGTTTTATTGATCGTCAGCAATATCTACCTTATCTAAAATATGCGCTTGCTTTTTTAGAACAGGCCCACTGGCAACCTGATACAAAAAGCTATGCTTGGCTATTGGGTGCTGATAATCAAGTGCTTGATGGTACTAACCACTGTTATGGATTGGCATTTGTATTATTGGCTTACGCAGAAGCACTACAAGCTGGTGTTGGCTCTGCTCAACAAGTGGCGGCTGTTTTTGAGTTGATGGAGCAATATTTTTGGGATCCGCAACACCAGTTGTATAAAGATGAAGCGTCAGCTGATTGGCTGCACATTTCTCCTTATCGAGGCCAAAATGCCAATATGCATAGTTGTGAGGCCCTGATTGCTGCCTACCAGGCTACTGGAGAACAGCGCTATCTAGATCGCGCACAAACGTTGGCAGGGCAGGTCACTCAGCATCTAGCCAAGCAGGGGGATGGGTTTGTTTGGGAGCACTATCATTCTGATTGGCAAGTTGACTGGGATTATAATAGAGATAACCCACGCCATTTATTTCGCCCCTGGGGTTTTCAACCTGGTCATCAGACTGAATGGGCCAAATTGTTATTAATCCTCAATCGATATAAACCTGCAACTTGGTTAGTGAGCACGGCAGAACACTTATTTGTTGAATCATTAGCCATTGCTTGGGATAGCAAGTTGGGTGGAATATGTTACGGCTTTGATCCTAACCATCATATTTGTGATAGCGATAAATATTTTTGGGTGCAAGCTGAAAGCTTTGCAGCGGCAGCCCTTTTAGCAGAGGCAACTGATAATCTGATGTACTGGGATTGGTATCAGCGAATTTGGCAATTCAGTTGGCAGCATATGATTGATCACCAGTATGGCGGCTGGTTTCGTATCCTTGATGGCCAAAACCAGAAGTATGATGAATTAAAAAGCCCCGCTGGTAAAACGGATTATCATACCATGGGGGCTTGTTATGAGGTGCTGAATGTACTGGGTAAAATGCCAGAGATAGGTGGTTAA